The following are encoded together in the Brassica napus cultivar Da-Ae chromosome A9, Da-Ae, whole genome shotgun sequence genome:
- the LOC106364165 gene encoding protein RALF-like 34, with product MAAAPPLTLLIALSLLFISLQRSESLPENPSMILLGDGFDWPISHGDAFDIMDGGESFEDVADRRSLYWKRRRYYISYGALSANRVPCPPRSGRSYYTHNCFRARGQVHPYSRGCSSITRCRR from the coding sequence ATGGCAGCTGCTCCGCCTCTTACTCTCCTCAtcgctctctctcttctcttcatttCACTCCAGAGATCTGAATCTCTCCCCGAGAATCCATCCATGATTCTTCTAGGCGACGGATTCGACTGGCCGATCTCTCACGGCGACGCATTCGACATCATGGACGGAGGAGAAAGCTTTGAAGATGTCGCGGATCGACGGTCATTGTACTGGAAGAGGAGGAGATACTACATCTCTTACGGCGCACTGTCGGCGAACCGAGTCCCGTGTCCTCCCAGATCTGGAAGATCGTACTACACTCACAACTGCTTCAGAGCTAGAGGTCAGGTGCATCCCTACAGTCGAGGCTGCTCCTCCATCACTCGGTGCCGGAGATAG